The nucleotide window CCTCACTAGAATTGTGTTTCTCATCCACAATTATGGATTTTCAGCGGTCGAATCGCGTGCTTGAAAATCGGATACCAGCCAAGAAGAGTCTACAGTAGGCAGTACTGGCTCAGTAGCGTTCGCTCGGTTAGGAGAACAGCTTTGCTCGGTATCTCGAGCCGTATGACTGCCAGTTTATCCTGCCGGGGTTGATATTCTTACGCAAGTGTGCGTCTACAGTCAACGACCGCGTCGCGGTTTAATAGCTATCCCGAGTCTGATAAAATGAGATTATGGCATCCGTGATTGCTGGTCTGGCAGGGGGCGTTGTTGCAACGATTGTTATGACTATCGTGATGATGATACTGGGCGATGGTGGGCCACCACCAACGGCGCGGCTCGTTTCGAAGGTCGCGGGAGGTGAGCCAGAGGATTACGCGATGCCCGGAATGGTGTTACACATAGCCTACGGCATCGTCGCTGGTGCCGTCTTTGCTGTCGGTGTTCCGTTGGTCGGCCTCGCTCTCAGCTCCACCATCGTTGCCGTCGGACTCGGCCTCGCTCTCAGCTCCACCATCGTTGCCGTCGGACTCGGCCTCGCTTACGGAATCCTCCTCATGGTCGGGGGAATGGTATTCTGGATGCGGATGGTCATCGGGGCGGAACCCGACCGCGACATGATGACGATGTTCGGGACGGTCCACGTCGTCTACGGCGTCGTCCTCGGCGCGTTCCTCGGGGCCGGAATCCTCGCGTAAGGAGAGTGTCGATAGGTACCACTGTGTTCCGAAATCAGACACGGACTTACTACAACAATTCCAAGACACATGACACGACTTCCGCTACTCGAATTAGACGACATCCCAGAGGAGTATCACCACCTGTTCAGTGACGACTACCTCGGCGACCGCCACATCTTCCGTGCGTGGGCGCACAATCCGGAAGTTCTCGAAGCCACGCTGGAGTATCTGAACACGCTGTACGACCAACTCGGAGACAGGCGCAAAGAACTCGTTATCCTCACCGTTGCGAAAGCTCGTGGCGCTCGCTACGAGTGGCACCAGCACGTCGACATCGCTCGTGGCAAGGGTGTCACGATTGAGGAGATGCAAGCAATCGGTGGCGGCGATTTATCCACATTCGACGACGCTGAATTCGTCTTGCTCCAATACGCCCGTGCCGTCGAGTCAGGTACTGTGACTGATCAGATTCATACTGCGCTCACTCGACACTACTCACCGGCGGAGATCGTTGCACTCGGTCTTCTCGTGGACTTCTATGTCGGGCTGTGTAACTACATTGCCGCTGTCGACCTTCCGTTCGAGGGTGGTGAGTTCGTCGGGTGGGTCCCCGACGAGGAAGCCATCTCAGAACTCTTCGAGTAGTATCTGGTGAACAAGGACGACTACAACGAAAATTATGATTCGTGACGGTGGATTCTCATCGGCCATTTTGAACTGCGACAATAGTACTCAACGCACCCGTAGACAGAGAGATACAGAACGATGACCAAAAACCAAACCGTCGTACTTAGTGGATTCGTCGGTGTTTTCGGGCTATTCGCCGTATCGTTTTTGAACGGGTCGGCCGGGCTCGAAGCCATCGACATTGTGCTATAGACCTTTCCCACACTAGCTGACTTCCCAACGAAGCAGTTCCTCGCGCACTGGTGGGTATTCCCAGCGTCAATCATCTTTTCGATGGTTGCACTTTCATCGGGTGTCTCGGGGGCGCTATTCTTTAGCCCGTTTTTCATGCTGGTCGTCGGCCTCTCACCCTCGCAAGCGATTGGGGCTGGACTGTTGACCGAAGTGTTCGGAATGGGGAACGGCCTATTAAATTACGTGCGCCAACGGGTTGTCGACTACGCCACTGCGAAGTGGCTACTCCTCGGTGCAGTGCCCGCGGTCGTGAGCGGGGCGCTCGCCGCTCACTTCGTTCCCACGACGCTGCTCACGGTCGTATTCGGAATCGGACTGCTCGTATTAGGTGGTTTCCTCGTGTATTACGACCCACCGGAAGAATGCGTTCCGGGCGAGTGCGAAGGCGCATTTCTCGAAGAAAAGAACTCCGGCCGTGGAGAAACTGTTATCGAGACGACCGACGGTGAGACGTTCACGTACGATACCTGCTGGCGACCACCCGGGGTCGGCCTCGCCACCGCCGGTGGGTTCATCACGGGCCTCATCAGTGCCGGACTCCCCGAAGTAACGACCACACAGTTAATCGTCCGATGTCGGCTACCGCCTCGGGTTGCAGTTGCGACGAGTGTATTTGTCCTTGCAATCGCCGCAATCGCTGGTGCGGCCGTCCACGCACTCGCTGCTACTCCGGTGTGGTATGTTGTCGCCTGGTCGATTCCTGGTGTCCTTATTGGTGGCACCATCGGTACACGGGTCGGGAAGTACGTTCCGAGTGAGCTTATGGAACCGGCGCTCGGGGTGGTTTTCGCGATTGTCGGCGTAATCGTGCTCGGAAGCGAACTTCTCGCGTAGGGGGGTGTTCAAACGCGAACAAGATTGGCTACAACGAGTTGACTGACGTCGTTGTGTCCCTGCGTTACACACCCGATATACCACTATACGCTCTGGCTACGTTGGGTCTGCACACGTATGTCTTCCGAAGCGTTCGATCTCACCGAGCCAGAACTAACCGCCGACGACCTGCTTGTTCTCGACGACCCACACTTCGGTCCCGAAACCACGGCCGTCGTGACGGGGGCTGCATCGGGTATTGGTCAGGCGACTGCGGTTGCCTTGGCCGCGAATGGAATCTCGGTTATCGGTGCCGACATCGACGAGGAGGGTCTCGAAGAGACAATCGACATCGCTGCTGACGTCGACGCGTCAGGCACGGTCCATCCAGTGACCACCGACCTCACTGACGACGCTGACGTCGAGACGATGGTCGAGGCTGCGGCCGAGCACGGAGAGCTCAGATACGTCGCAAACATCGCCGGAATGCAACACATCGCGTCGATTCCGGAGTTCCCAATGGAGAAGTACGACCTCCTTCTGGACGTTATGTTGCGCGCACCGTTTCTAACAGCGAAGCACGCGATGCCGCACATCCGTGAGACGGACGACGGTGCCGGTGCCATCGGCAACATGTCTTCGGTGCACGGTCACTACGCGACCCAAGACAAGCCCGCGTACATCACTGCGAAGCACGGTCTCGAGGGACTCACCCGAGCCATCGCTGCCGAGGGCGAGGGGACGCTTCGAGGCTTTTCAGTCAGCGTCGGGTACGTCCTCACCCCGTTGATGGTAAATCAAATCGAAGACACGGCCGAGGAGCGAGGTATCTCCAAACGGGAGGTCGTCGAGGACGTAATGCTCGGACAGGCCCGCACCAAGGAGATGATGACACCCGCCGAGGTTGCAAACCTCTTCGTGTTCGGGTTCTCCAGCCACGGCAAGCATCTCAACGGCGGCGACTTGCTCTGGGATGGGGGGTACACGACGACCTATGAGTAAATCACACGACAATCTATGGACAAATCATACGATAACCTATGAATGAATTGCACAACGACTTATGAGTGAGACCGATTCCACGAAAGTCGCGATTGCCTGTCAAGGCGGCGGCAGTCACACGGCATTCACCGCAGGCGTACTGCAGGAGTTACTCCGCGAATGGAACGACGAGTACGAGCTAGTCGGCATCAGCGGAACGTCCGGCGGTGCGTTCAACGCACTCGCAGTGTGGTACGGCCTCGTCACGGCCGACGCGGAACATTCCATCGAACTTCTCGACGCACTCTGGGGGGACCTCGCCGCGGACACCATTCCAGATAGGATCACCAACGACTGGGTTGTCGGATGGCACCACATGGAGAGCAACGGCTACCCGTTCCCACAATTTAGCCCCTACCAGCTACCGGGGTCACAGCTCGGTAAAAATCGTATCAAGCGCGTCCTCAACCGTCACATCGACTTCGATTCGGTGCCCGATCTCTGTGGCCGTGAGACTCCCGAACTCGTGGTGGGGACGGTCAACATCAACGCTGGCGAGTTCGAGACGTTCACGAACGAGGACGTAACTCCCGAGGCGGTACTTGCCAGCGCAGCCGTCCCGAACCTCTTCGAAGCCGTCGAAATAAACGGCCACTACCACTGGGACGGGCTATTCAGCCAAAATCCACCTATCAGTGACCTTGTGGTCGCCGATGTGGAGCGCAAACCCGAAGAGCTGTGGGTGATTCAAATCAATCCCCAGACGCGGGCAGAAGAACCAACCTCGCTCGAGGAAATCGCCGACCGACGGAACGAATTATCAGGGAACATCTCGCTGAACCAAGAGCTTCGGGCCGTCGAGCGCGTCAACGAATGGATCGACGAAGGGCATCTCTCCAAAAGCGACTTCAAAAAGATCGAAACCCACCGGATCCAGATGGGACGCGAATACCATTGCTCTACGAAGGTCGACAGAAGTCCGGCGTTCTTACAGGAGCTAATGGACCTGGGTGAACAACGGGCATCGGAATTTCAGGCGAGTAAATAGCTCACGGTGGTGCTCCGGGATAGACGGAAGCCGATTAGTTCGGCACGTCCCGGAACGCAGCCTCGACCACCTTACTCAACGTCGGGTGCGCATGGATGGTGCCAGCAACGTCGTCAATAGAAAGGTCGTGTCGCATCGCGACAACGGCCTCGTGAAGCAGCGCCGACGCTTCGTATCCAATGGCATGAGTTCCCAGTATCTCCCCATCGGGAGCGGCAAGGACCTTCATGAAACCCTCCTCTAGCTTTTTCGCCCGTCCCATCGCCGAGTCGGCGAATGATGCCCGACCGACGACGTACTCCGTTCTTTCTTCCTCGAGGTCCTCCCCTGTCGCGCCGACGCCCGCGATCTGCGGGTTGGTGAAGATCGTGTGGGGCATCGCCGAGAAGTCAATGACCCTGCGCTCGTCGTGGACGACGTTCGCTACCGTGTGGCGAGTCTCGTAGTCACCGGCGTGTTTGAACAAGGCGTTGCCAGCGACGTCACCCTGTGCCCACACGTTTTCGGCGCTCGTCTCTAGATACTCGTTCGTCTGGACGAATCCCCGGTCGTCGGTCTCGATACCCGCCGCGTCGATGCCCAAGTTGTCGCTGTTGGGTCGACGTCCGAGTGCAACGAGTACCTCGCTTCCTTCGACGGTCAGTTCCGAACCTGCCTCGGTTTCGGCGTGGACCGCATAACGGCCACTGCGCTCCTCGACAGCAGTCACACGGTGACCGGTGTAGACATCGTGGCGCTCGGACGCGATTTCTGTGAACGCTGCGGCAATGTCGTCGTCTTCCCGAGGGACCAGCGAATCCATCATCTCGACGATTGTGACTTCGGTTCCAACCGACTGGAAGAAATAGCCTAATTCGACCGCGATGTAGCCCCCACCGAGAATAACGAGGCTTTCGGGTGGTTGTCGAAGGTAGAGGGCATCCTGGCTCGTGAGATAGTCGATGTCGTCGAGACCGTCGATTGGGGGGACAACCGGCCGACTTCCGGTCGCGACGACTATCTTTTTGGCGGTGACGTTTTCGCCCCCGAGTTTGATTGTCCGCTCGTCAACGAACTCAGTGTATTCCTTAAATAGTGTCAGCTGCTCGATTTCTCGGTACCGTGCTTCCATGTCCTCGCTGATTCCACCGAGCAGGTCGTCCATCTCGTTGACGACAGCGGTGTGGTCGATTCCGTTGAAGGTTGCGTCCACGTGGAACCGCTCGGCATCTTGAACGTGATTCGCTGCATTTGCTGCCTGAATCAACATCTTCGAGGGATTGCACCCCCGGTTCAGACACGTTCCACCTAACGGTCCCGGTTCTACCAGAGCAGTGTCGAGACCCGCGTTAGCAGCCGCCGCGGCGACGTTGTTACCCGTTCCACCACCGATGACAATCACATCAAAATCAGCCATGTGTTCAACAGTAACAGTATCCGTGGTAAAGTATCTCGGTCGGTAGTTCGTCTCACTTGCACGGACGTACGTGTTCTCGAAACCAGTTGTGGGAGGTAAGCTAGGGGGCTGCGATTCGGCCAGTTCGGTCGGGGGTGGCTACTGTTGGTTTTTCGGAAACGACTCCCAGAACACGTCCGGCAGTTTTCGGTCAGGGTTTTCTTCGAGATAATCCTGTTTGGCCAGATTCGCCTCCTCGATGAGTGACGCCGCCTCCCCAGCCCAGATGTAGAACCCGAGTAACGTCTTGTGACGCATCCGCTCAAGGTCGACCGAGTGATACACGTTGACGACACCACCTCCCTCCCGGTTCAGTTCTGACCGACGAAGCAGGCCGAGTTCGACCAGTTTGTTCAGGTAACGCGTCATCGTGCTTCGGTCGTATCCGAGCGTTTCTGCAACCTCGCTTGCCGAGAGTGGTCCCTCACCGATGACACACAGACAGATGTCCAGACCGGCTTTCGGAAGCCCGAAGGCTTGGAGAAGCACCTGTCGGATATCCGGTGGCTTGACACTCATCGTACAGTCGGTTACCCGCTGCATCGGTTCACCGTGACAGGATATCGGCGAATCGTCGCGCCCGAGAGCGAGAACGACGCTCCCGCAGTCGGGACACTCGAAGAGGTCGTACCGACTGGACGAGGGGTCGTACTGAATTTCCTCAGTGGTCCCCGCGTATTGACTGCGTTCTCCCTCAGACATTGGCGTCCAGTACCTCCATTTGGATGACATTTAGCAGGAATCCAGATAAGTGCTTGCCAACCTCATTTAGTTGAATCAAATCGAGTCACTCAGCGTGAGTTGTTTACTCTCGTTCTCAGTCCCGGCTTGGTTTCGGAACCAGCCCCGCGGCGAATTCTTGATTAGCCGACTTCTGCGCGGTGTGGAATCCCGCTCGCGGCTGATTTGTTGATACCGAACGCCTCTGCGAGTTCGGTAAGCGTACAGCCTCGGGGGTTATCATAGGCCCCGTTTGACTGCCTCGGTGATGAACTCCTGTTGGCGGTCCGTGAGTAGCTCATTCGAATCGCGTGATTGCGTCAACGACTGGACCCGAGACGGAATGCCAGCGGCCGCTAACTCGTCGGTGAACTGCGATAGTTGCTCGTTCGAGGCCATCAGCTCGGTGTGTAGCCACCCACCTTGCATTCGGGCGGGAAGATCCGGAGGCGTTCCAGACGCCCGGTTCGCACGATGCCCCTCCGAGACTGGCGTCATCGCTCGGAGTAACACCGTTTGCTCGTCGGTGTGTAGTACGTCATACGAGCGCACCTCCGGAGCGTCGTCGAAGCGTCGAACGATAGCGTCCGTATCCGGTCCCTGAATTTCGAGGGCCCCAAGCAGGTCAGCGTCGTGGGATGACTCGCCAGCAGTTTGAACTCGGTCGACAGGTCAGCCAGCCAATCCTCCGACACTGCCGGGTTGAATTTCAGGCGTACACGGAGCAGAGTGAGTCCCGACGTGCAACGTAAGTATGTATAGTGGAGGCCCTGGGTAGTGTCGTCGGTTAGTACTCCCCGCACCGAGAACCCCGCTGTAACGAGCGGCGCTGAAACGCCCACTGGGCACTGATTATTGCGTGAAAATCAGAGGATGACTGTTATTGTTAGCAGTCGCACTCGAAGTGCATCGCCCAGCTTCCGCCATCGAAGGGTGTTCCTTTCCCCCACGCTGTCTCCTCACCGTCGCCACTGATACACTGCACACTGACAGCGTCGAGGAACATCCCAAGCGAGTCGGAACCTCCAGTCTCGATGAATTCGAGTTTCGTGAGGTCACTCGGAGACGCTACGACCAGCACTTCGTCAGTCCAAACTGTGTTTTCGTTTTCACTCCCGTCTGCCGAGTGAGTGTTAACTACTGTTCCATCCCACTTAACCTGAAGTCTGTTGTCATCGTGACCTGGTCGAGGCGACCACGAGTATTTGATTTGGCAGTACGGGGAACCTGATGTATCCAACTCTTGGAAGATTTTGACCGACGCCGGTTCATTGTTCAGACTTCCACCGGGTCCGTCCCAGTCTGTGTCGAGTTCGGCGTGTTGGTTACCATCAGCGGGGTCCCAGTCATTCACGCCGCCATGGAGTTCGAGGTGAGGTGTAGTTGGCCTCGTCTGGCCCTCGAACGTCGTACTGCCGTCAAACCATTCAACAGCCCATCCTAATCCGTCGGTTCCGGAGTCGAAGATATCCCACTCTTGGTCTGTGGTAACGGCGGGGGACTCGAATCCACCGTTCGTGACGAGTTCCAAGCCGTCGACGGGTAAGACGACCGCGTGAGCTGCGATTGGCTTCCCACACTTTCCAGTGTATCTCGTTTCTCCGCTTGGAACCGTGACAGATTTCACTGGCGGACTGAACGACTCCTGATGCTCGAACTGGCCGACTTTGGGATTTCCGCCACCCGTGATCGGAATCGGGTCACCATTCTCGTCCACATGGAGGTGAATCTGGGTGATGACCCAGCCGGATGTTGTTGTATACTTGACGTCTCCGTTCTTGAATACCTTGACACTCCCTACATCCACCGTCTGATCCGCAAGCAACTCCTTTTCACAGAGTTCCGTGGGCGTAGTCGCTGCCACTTGTCCTGTGAGTGCAGGCACTCCAACGGTGAACGCTCCTGCCGTAGCTCCGACACCTTTGAGGACAGTTCGACGGCCGATTCCAGGCGCACTGTTAGCCGCTCCGCTCTTGCGAGTCATCTCTTTCTACCTCGAGTAGTTAATTGACCTGGCTATTGATAATTATTTTTAATTATTTGCTTAAATCACACATTTATTTGACAGTCTATCCACAAATAATGTTTGTTTGTTGAATATCCTGGGATATTGTGTCTATTCTGCTGGACGAATCATCGGCTGAAAATCAGTGGTGGGCACTGGCAATACGGTGTGCGTGAATGCCAGAATCTACACCGAATAGTCGTTATCAACAAGTAAGAACGAGCCGGACGAACAGTCGAACCAATAAACCGATGGTTGGGAGATACATGAATGTGTGGACATGTTCACCGAAAAGCGGTGGCAACTCCGACAGATTTGATTCCCGTACGACCTCGACTCCGAGGACCAACCAGTAGTCACACCTATCAGCATAGAAGATGATACAACGGTACTCCCATCCATGACTGTCGCACACATCCGCTCGATTCAGGTCGGGACGCCCGAGACGTACGGTACCGAGGGTGCTACCGACCCGATGGACAGGCCTTGGGAGACAGCCTTCTACAAGCAACCGGTCGACGGCGAGTTATTCCTCGGCGAGACGAATCTCGACGGCGACCGACAGGCGAACCTCCGACACCACGGCGGCCCGGAGAAGGCAGTCTGTGTGTATCCCGGCGAGCACTATCCGTACTGGGAAGAAAAACTGGAAGTCGACCTCGGGCCCGCAGCGTTCGGTGAAAACTTCACTATAGAGGGGTTCACCGAGCGTGAGGCGTGCATCGGTGATATTTACGAGGTCGGTGAGGCAACCGTCCAAATCACCCAACCCCGGTCCCCGTGTTGGAAACTGGCTCGTCGGTGGCGGGTCAAAGACCTCGCCGTTCAGGTCGAGCAGACTGGCTACACCGGCTGGTATCTCCGCGTTCTAGAGACTGGGACGGTCGCACCCGGTGAGTCGATTCGTCTGGTCGACCGCCCCAACCCGGACTGGTCGGTTGCCCGAGCAACGAAGGTTCGCTACCGGATGTCCGACGACCGCGAATTGGCCGGCGAATTGGCCGACGTCGAGGAACTGGGGAAGAGTTGGACGAAGCGACTCGAACGACGGGCCGAAACCGGGGCGCATCCGGATTCGAATCCGAGAGTTATCGGACCGAACGAATCAATCGGCGCTGACGACGAAGGTCAATAGACCAGCGGGGTGACCGAACAAACGATCAATGTCAGTGATGAGTGGGTATCAAGTTGAACTTATCCGTACCCTTCCGTGTGACTAATCAGATACGGTTCGTGTAAGAATACACAACTTCGGAGGATGATTTT belongs to Haloferax mediterranei ATCC 33500 and includes:
- a CDS encoding MarR family transcriptional regulator, which translates into the protein MSEGERSQYAGTTEEIQYDPSSSRYDLFECPDCGSVVLALGRDDSPISCHGEPMQRVTDCTMSVKPPDIRQVLLQAFGLPKAGLDICLCVIGEGPLSASEVAETLGYDRSTMTRYLNKLVELGLLRRSELNREGGGVVNVYHSVDLERMRHKTLLGFYIWAGEAASLIEEANLAKQDYLEENPDRKLPDVFWESFPKNQQ
- a CDS encoding SDR family oxidoreductase, coding for MSSEAFDLTEPELTADDLLVLDDPHFGPETTAVVTGAASGIGQATAVALAANGISVIGADIDEEGLEETIDIAADVDASGTVHPVTTDLTDDADVETMVEAAAEHGELRYVANIAGMQHIASIPEFPMEKYDLLLDVMLRAPFLTAKHAMPHIRETDDGAGAIGNMSSVHGHYATQDKPAYITAKHGLEGLTRAIAAEGEGTLRGFSVSVGYVLTPLMVNQIEDTAEERGISKREVVEDVMLGQARTKEMMTPAEVANLFVFGFSSHGKHLNGGDLLWDGGYTTTYE
- a CDS encoding carboxymuconolactone decarboxylase family protein, translating into MTRLPLLELDDIPEEYHHLFSDDYLGDRHIFRAWAHNPEVLEATLEYLNTLYDQLGDRRKELVILTVAKARGARYEWHQHVDIARGKGVTIEEMQAIGGGDLSTFDDAEFVLLQYARAVESGTVTDQIHTALTRHYSPAEIVALGLLVDFYVGLCNYIAAVDLPFEGGEFVGWVPDEEAISELFE
- a CDS encoding sulfite exporter TauE/SafE family protein, with the translated sequence MIFSMVALSSGVSGALFFSPFFMLVVGLSPSQAIGAGLLTEVFGMGNGLLNYVRQRVVDYATAKWLLLGAVPAVVSGALAAHFVPTTLLTVVFGIGLLVLGGFLVYYDPPEECVPGECEGAFLEEKNSGRGETVIETTDGETFTYDTCWRPPGVGLATAGGFITGLISAGLPEVTTTQLIVRCRLPPRVAVATSVFVLAIAAIAGAAVHALAATPVWYVVAWSIPGVLIGGTIGTRVGKYVPSELMEPALGVVFAIVGVIVLGSELLA
- a CDS encoding helix-turn-helix domain-containing protein → MSYSRTANRSSSPRQSNGAYDNPRGCTLTELAEAFGINKSAASGIPHRAEVG
- a CDS encoding dihydrolipoyl dehydrogenase family protein codes for the protein MADFDVIVIGGGTGNNVAAAAANAGLDTALVEPGPLGGTCLNRGCNPSKMLIQAANAANHVQDAERFHVDATFNGIDHTAVVNEMDDLLGGISEDMEARYREIEQLTLFKEYTEFVDERTIKLGGENVTAKKIVVATGSRPVVPPIDGLDDIDYLTSQDALYLRQPPESLVILGGGYIAVELGYFFQSVGTEVTIVEMMDSLVPREDDDIAAAFTEIASERHDVYTGHRVTAVEERSGRYAVHAETEAGSELTVEGSEVLVALGRRPNSDNLGIDAAGIETDDRGFVQTNEYLETSAENVWAQGDVAGNALFKHAGDYETRHTVANVVHDERRVIDFSAMPHTIFTNPQIAGVGATGEDLEEERTEYVVGRASFADSAMGRAKKLEEGFMKVLAAPDGEILGTHAIGYEASALLHEAVVAMRHDLSIDDVAGTIHAHPTLSKVVEAAFRDVPN
- a CDS encoding patatin-like phospholipase family protein, producing the protein MSETDSTKVAIACQGGGSHTAFTAGVLQELLREWNDEYELVGISGTSGGAFNALAVWYGLVTADAEHSIELLDALWGDLAADTIPDRITNDWVVGWHHMESNGYPFPQFSPYQLPGSQLGKNRIKRVLNRHIDFDSVPDLCGRETPELVVGTVNINAGEFETFTNEDVTPEAVLASAAVPNLFEAVEINGHYHWDGLFSQNPPISDLVVADVERKPEELWVIQINPQTRAEEPTSLEEIADRRNELSGNISLNQELRAVERVNEWIDEGHLSKSDFKKIETHRIQMGREYHCSTKVDRSPAFLQELMDLGEQRASEFQASK
- a CDS encoding MOSC domain-containing protein, producing the protein MTVAHIRSIQVGTPETYGTEGATDPMDRPWETAFYKQPVDGELFLGETNLDGDRQANLRHHGGPEKAVCVYPGEHYPYWEEKLEVDLGPAAFGENFTIEGFTEREACIGDIYEVGEATVQITQPRSPCWKLARRWRVKDLAVQVEQTGYTGWYLRVLETGTVAPGESIRLVDRPNPDWSVARATKVRYRMSDDRELAGELADVEELGKSWTKRLERRAETGAHPDSNPRVIGPNESIGADDEGQ
- a CDS encoding carbohydrate binding domain-containing protein, with amino-acid sequence MTRKSGAANSAPGIGRRTVLKGVGATAGAFTVGVPALTGQVAATTPTELCEKELLADQTVDVGSVKVFKNGDVKYTTTSGWVITQIHLHVDENGDPIPITGGGNPKVGQFEHQESFSPPVKSVTVPSGETRYTGKCGKPIAAHAVVLPVDGLELVTNGGFESPAVTTDQEWDIFDSGTDGLGWAVEWFDGSTTFEGQTRPTTPHLELHGGVNDWDPADGNQHAELDTDWDGPGGSLNNEPASVKIFQELDTSGSPYCQIKYSWSPRPGHDDNRLQVKWDGTVVNTHSADGSENENTVWTDEVLVVASPSDLTKLEFIETGGSDSLGMFLDAVSVQCISGDGEETAWGKGTPFDGGSWAMHFECDC